Within the Acuticoccus sediminis genome, the region CGACCCGAAAAGGAGCATCGCTGATGGTACGACTACTCGACGGAGGAATGGGTCAGGAGCTGCGCCGGCGCGCGGTCGGCCCGACGGATTCCCTCATCTTTTCCGCCCGCGCGCTGATCGAAACGCCGCACGCCGTCCAGTCGGTGCACGAGGACTACCTCCGGGCCGGCGCCGACGTCATCACCGCGCACACCTACGTCACCAACCGCTGGCGCCTGCGCCAGGAGAAGCTCGACGACGACTGGGCGCGCATCAACGCGATCGCCTGCGACCTCGCCGACGCGGCGCGCGAGGCGGTCAATCCCGGGGCGCTCGTCGCAGGCTCGGTGCCGCCGCTGCGCCAGGCCTATCAGGCGGACTTCGTTCCCACGGCGACGCTCGACGCCGAGTATGCCGAGCACGTCCTCCTCCTCGCACCGCGCGTCGACTTCTTCCTGTGCGAGACGCTGTCGACCTCGGCGGAGGCGATCGCCGCTGCGCGGGCCGTCGCGTCCGTCGATCGCCGCGCCTGGATCTCCTTCACGCTCGAGGAGGAGGGACCGCCGCGGCTGCGGGGAGGGGAGCCGCTCGCCGTCGCGGTCGCGGCGATTGCCGGGGCGGGACCGCTGCCTGTCGACGCGATCCTCGTCAACTGCACCACGCCGGAGGCCGTCGGCTTCGCCGTCGCCGAGCTCGCCGCGCTCGAACTCCCCGTGCCGTACGGCGGGTACGCCAACGGCTTCGGCCCGGTTCCCGGCGACTTCGGGCTGACGAGCGGCGTCTCCGACCTCGTGGAGCGCAACGACCTCGATCCGGACACCTACGCCAGTCACGTCGCCCGCTGGATGGCCAACGGCGCCACCATCGTCGGCGGCTGCTGCCAGATCGGACCGCCCCACATCGCGCGCCTGAGGGAGCTGATCGACCAGCCATGAGCGACACCGGACACGTCGAGCCCGTCCTCTCCGTCCGCCGTCTCAAGGTGGAGTTCCCGACCCGTCGCGGCGTGCTGCGGGCGATCGACGACATCTCGTTCGACATCGCCCCGGGGGAGGTGCTCGGCGTGGTCGGCGAGTCCGGCGCGGGCAAGTCGCTGACGGGGGCGGCCATCATCGGCCTCCTCGACCCGCCGGGCCGGATCGCGGAGGGGCAGATCCTGCTGGAGGGCAAGCGCATCGACGACCTGCCGCCTGAGGCGATGCGCAGGATCCGCGGCCGGCGCATCGGCATGGTGTTCCAGGACCCGCTGACGAGCCTCAACCCGCTCTACACCGTCGGCCGCCAGATCACCGAGACGATCCGCACCCACCTCGGGCTCGGCCAGAGGGCGGCGCGCAAGCGGGCGATCCAGCTCCTCGACGAGGTCGGCATCCCGGCCGCCGGCAGCCGCATCGACGCCTACCCGCACCAGTTCTCCGGCGGCATGCGCCAGCGCGTCGTCATCGCCCTCGCGCTGGCGGCGGACCCGGTGATGGTGATCGCCGACGAGCCGACCACCGCGCTCGACGTCTCGGTGCAGGCCCAGATCATCGGCGTCCTGAAGCGCATGTGCCGCGAGCACGGCGCCTCGGTCATGCTGATCACCCACGACATGGGCGTGATTGCCGAGACCGCCGACAGGGTGTGCGTCCTCTACTCGGGCCGCATCGCCGAGATCGGGCCGGTGCGCGACGTGGTGCAGCACCCGCAGCACCCCTACACGGCGGGCCTGATGGGCTCGATCCCCAAGCTCGACCACGCCGACCCGCGGCTGAAGCAGATCCCCGGCTCGATGCCGCGCCTCGACCGGATCCCGGCCGGCTGCCCGTTCAATCCGCGCTGCTCCGAGGCGTTCGCCAAGTGCATCCTGTCGCGGCCAGAGCCGATGCCGGTCGACAACTCCCGCGTCGCCTGCTGGCTGCGCGAGCCGCCGGTCGACGCCACGACGCGGTGGGAGGAGCCGGCATGAGCGAGGTCGCCGCCACCACCGCGACCGACTGGACCGCGGCGGCCATCGCGCCGGCCGCCACCAACCCGGGCGAGGTCATCGTCAGGGTCGAGCACCTGTCCAAGGTGTTCGACGTGTCGGCACCCTGGCTCGACCGGGTGGTGAACTTCCAGAAGAAGCAGCTCCTTCAGGCGGTGTCGGACGTCTCGTTCGAGATCCGCCATGGCGAGACCTTCGCACTGGTCGGCGAGTCCGGGTCGGGGAAGTCGACGATCGCCAAGATCGTCGTCGGCCTGCTGTCGGCCACCCGTGGGGAGGTCGTGGTGGAGGGGGTCCCGGTGGGGCGCGATTCTGCCGCGCTGCGCCAGCTCCGGCGGCGGATGCAGATGATCTTCCAGGACCCCTACGCGAGCCTCAATCCGCGCATGCGGGTGGACAGGATCATTGCCGAGCCGATCCGCGCCTTCGGCCGCGCCAAGGGGCGCAGCGTGCCGGAACTGGTGGCGGAGATCCTCACCGGCGTCGGCCTCGACCCGCGCGACGGGCAGAAGTTCCCGCACGAGTTCTCCGGCGGGCAGCGCCAGCGCATCTGCATCGCCCGGGCGATGGCCTCGAGCCCGACCTTCCTCGTCTGCGACGAGCCCACGTCGGCGCTCGACGTCTCGGTGCAGGCGCAGATCCTCAACCTGATGCGCGACCTCCAGGACGCGGAGGATCTCACCTACCTCTTCATCAGCCACGACCTCGCGGTCGTGCGGCATATGGCGACGCGAATCGGCGTCCTCTACCTCGGCAGGCTGGCCGAGGTGGCGCCGGCCAAGGGCCTCTTCGAGACGCCGCGCCACCCTTATACGCAGATGCTCCTCGGCGCGGTGCCGGACCTCGACATGTCGGGCCGCGAGAGGGTCCCGGTCGTGGGCGAGATCGCCAACCCGATCAGCCCGCCGCCCGGCT harbors:
- a CDS encoding homocysteine S-methyltransferase family protein, whose translation is MVRLLDGGMGQELRRRAVGPTDSLIFSARALIETPHAVQSVHEDYLRAGADVITAHTYVTNRWRLRQEKLDDDWARINAIACDLADAAREAVNPGALVAGSVPPLRQAYQADFVPTATLDAEYAEHVLLLAPRVDFFLCETLSTSAEAIAAARAVASVDRRAWISFTLEEEGPPRLRGGEPLAVAVAAIAGAGPLPVDAILVNCTTPEAVGFAVAELAALELPVPYGGYANGFGPVPGDFGLTSGVSDLVERNDLDPDTYASHVARWMANGATIVGGCCQIGPPHIARLRELIDQP
- a CDS encoding ABC transporter ATP-binding protein translates to MFDVSAPWLDRVVNFQKKQLLQAVSDVSFEIRHGETFALVGESGSGKSTIAKIVVGLLSATRGEVVVEGVPVGRDSAALRQLRRRMQMIFQDPYASLNPRMRVDRIIAEPIRAFGRAKGRSVPELVAEILTGVGLDPRDGQKFPHEFSGGQRQRICIARAMASSPTFLVCDEPTSALDVSVQAQILNLMRDLQDAEDLTYLFISHDLAVVRHMATRIGVLYLGRLAEVAPAKGLFETPRHPYTQMLLGAVPDLDMSGRERVPVVGEIANPISPPPGCAFHPRCPLANERCRVERPELLAAGPGMAACHAVEEGRA
- a CDS encoding ABC transporter ATP-binding protein, coding for MSDTGHVEPVLSVRRLKVEFPTRRGVLRAIDDISFDIAPGEVLGVVGESGAGKSLTGAAIIGLLDPPGRIAEGQILLEGKRIDDLPPEAMRRIRGRRIGMVFQDPLTSLNPLYTVGRQITETIRTHLGLGQRAARKRAIQLLDEVGIPAAGSRIDAYPHQFSGGMRQRVVIALALAADPVMVIADEPTTALDVSVQAQIIGVLKRMCREHGASVMLITHDMGVIAETADRVCVLYSGRIAEIGPVRDVVQHPQHPYTAGLMGSIPKLDHADPRLKQIPGSMPRLDRIPAGCPFNPRCSEAFAKCILSRPEPMPVDNSRVACWLREPPVDATTRWEEPA